A region from the Sandaracinus amylolyticus genome encodes:
- a CDS encoding AAA family ATPase, whose protein sequence is MSLPQNQVVQRLSNVARALESTFLGKSETVRLMLVAAVAGEHMLLVGPPGTAKSAIVRMFAKLVDARYFEYLLTRFTEPNEIFGPIDIQAFRSGSYQRRMEGMLPTGEIVFLDEVFKANSAILNSLLSVLNERVYTVGGSVVKVPLVSAFGASNEVPNDDDLMAVFDRFLIRLKSDNLDSYHFQDLLVRGLAHEAAKITGEYDRLQPQLSANDLRTLHLSFGDRMRRIPEQFLAQYKGLIFQIRAEGVSVSDRRAVKMLKLFCASSLLDGRATPDPSDFFLLKHIWNNLDQSEILDGIVGPVLEQWYREHPEARRVSATDVGVDALIAEINRIRDLLTGDRPLSDIQLFSQLKALQEIKAALQAIGTKPSQDALARVDQLLGHVYQSGKFSQ, encoded by the coding sequence GTGAGCCTTCCCCAGAACCAGGTCGTCCAGCGGCTCTCGAACGTCGCGCGCGCGCTCGAGTCCACGTTCCTCGGCAAGAGCGAGACGGTGCGCCTGATGCTCGTCGCCGCGGTCGCGGGCGAGCACATGCTGCTCGTCGGCCCGCCGGGCACCGCGAAGAGCGCGATCGTGCGGATGTTCGCGAAGCTCGTCGACGCGCGGTACTTCGAGTACCTGCTCACGCGCTTCACCGAGCCCAACGAGATCTTCGGCCCGATCGACATCCAGGCGTTCCGCTCGGGCAGCTACCAGCGGCGCATGGAGGGCATGCTGCCGACCGGCGAGATCGTCTTCCTCGACGAGGTCTTCAAGGCGAACAGCGCGATCCTCAACTCGCTGCTCAGCGTGCTCAACGAGCGCGTCTACACGGTCGGCGGGAGCGTCGTGAAGGTGCCGCTCGTGAGCGCGTTCGGCGCGAGCAACGAGGTGCCGAACGACGACGACCTGATGGCGGTGTTCGATCGATTCCTCATCCGCCTGAAGAGCGACAACCTCGACAGCTATCACTTCCAGGATCTGCTGGTGCGCGGCCTCGCCCACGAAGCCGCGAAGATCACCGGCGAGTACGACCGGCTGCAGCCGCAGCTCTCGGCGAACGATCTGCGCACGCTGCATCTCTCGTTCGGCGATCGCATGCGGCGCATCCCCGAGCAGTTCCTCGCGCAGTACAAGGGCCTGATCTTCCAGATCCGCGCCGAGGGCGTGAGCGTGAGCGATCGCCGCGCGGTGAAGATGCTCAAGCTCTTCTGCGCGAGCTCGCTGCTCGATGGTCGCGCGACGCCGGACCCGAGCGACTTCTTCTTGCTCAAGCACATCTGGAACAACCTCGATCAGAGCGAGATCCTCGACGGCATCGTCGGCCCGGTGCTCGAGCAGTGGTACCGCGAGCACCCCGAGGCGCGCCGCGTGAGCGCGACCGACGTCGGCGTCGACGCGCTGATCGCGGAGATCAATCGGATCCGCGACCTGCTCACCGGCGATCGCCCGCTGAGCGACATCCAGCTCTTCTCGCAGCTCAAGGCGCTCCAGGAGATCAAAGCCGCGCTCCAGGCGATCGGCACCAAGCCCTCGCAGGACGCCCTCGCCCGAGTCGATCAGCTCCTCGGGCACGTCTATCAGTCCGGCAAGTTCAGCCAGTGA